The Amaranthus tricolor cultivar Red isolate AtriRed21 chromosome 6, ASM2621246v1, whole genome shotgun sequence genome has a segment encoding these proteins:
- the LOC130815288 gene encoding galactan beta-1,4-galactosyltransferase GALS1 encodes MKKEAGLPVTGGVIGNPVGKFFLCFETKPFLATLLTLTLVMLVWNLQPYYDHLLSLSSSCHCSTSLTTSNHLLNTTLPAKPTALLSLSTIQPDPRKLPPKDPNKREFKPYGNAAALFVKMGAYRGGPATFSVVGLASKPIHVYGNPWYKCEWVPHNTSQPPVRAKAYKILPDWGYGRVYTVVVVNCTFPMNPNLDNSGGKLVLYAYYSLSPKYFEKFTALEESPGSYNGAVFNSPPKYDYLYCGSSLYGNLSASRIREWMAYHAWFFGEKSHFVFHDAGGVSEEVRKVLEPWVKIGRVTIQDIREQEKFDGYYYNQFLIVNDCLHRYKFDANWTFFFDVDEYIYIPQGRDGLKNVMKEFEGFTQFTIEQNAMSSVLCLNDSSQDYSRQWGFEKLLFRDWRTKIRRDRKYAIQARNAFATGVHMSENIVGKTLHHTESKIRYYHYHNTIQVLEEPCRVFLPPSAKKKITVNDKLPYVYDDNMKKLVNTIKQFERETLGTYLQLPS; translated from the exons ATGAAGAAAGAGGCAGGATTACCGGTTACCGGCGGAGTGATCGGAAATCCTGTCGGAAAATTCTTTCTATGTTTCGAAACCAAACCATTTCTAGCCACACTTCTAACACTCACTCTAGTCATGCTTGTATGGAACCTTCAACCTTACTACGACCAcctcctttctctctcttcttcctgCCATTGTTCTACTTCTTTGACAACCTCAAATCATCTTCTCAACACAACACTTCCCGCAAAACCAACCGCcttactttctctctctacaaTCCAACCCGACCCGCGGAAGCTCCCACCTAAAGACCCAAACAAACGCGAGTTCAAACCATACGGAAATGCCGCCGCACTTTTCGTTAAAATGGGTGCTTACCGTGGTGGGCCAGCTACATTCTCCGTCGTGGGCTTAGCGTCAAAGCCTATTCATGTATACGGTAACCCATGGTATAAATGTGAGTGGGTCCCACATAACACTTCGCAACCTCCAGTTCGTGCTAAAGCGTATAAAATTCTTCCAGATTGGGGTTATGGAAGAGTTTACACTGTTGTTGTAGTAAATTGTACTTTTCCGATGAACCCTAATTTGGATAATTCTGGTGGGAAGCTTGTATTATACGCTTATTATTCCCTTTCTCCTAAATACTTTGAGAAATTCACTGCGCTTGAAGAATCTCCAGGGTCTTACAACGGCGCCGTTTTTAATTCTCCGCCGAAGTATGATTACCTTTATTGTGGGTCGTCCCTTTATGGAAATTTGAGTGCATCGAGAATAAGAGAGTGGATGGCGTATCATGCGTGGTTTTTCGGAGAGAAGTCCCATTTTGTGTTTCATGATGCAGGGGGTGTTTCGGAGGAAGTTAGGAAAGTTCTAGAACCTTGGGTTAAAATAGGGAGAGTGACGATTCAGGACATTAGAGAACAAGAGAAGTTTGATGGGTATTACTATAATCAGTTTTTGATTGTGAATGATTGTTTACATAGATATAAATTTGATGCAAATTGGACCTTCTTTTTTGATGTTGATGAGTATATTTATATACCTCAAGGAAGGGATGGGTTGAAGAATGTTATGAAGGAATTTGAAGGTTTTACCCAATTTACTATTGAGCAAAATGCTATGAGTAGTGTTCTTTGCTTGAATGACTCTTCCCAAGACTATTCCAG GCAATGGGGCTTTGAGAAGCTACTATTCAGGGACTGGAGGACCAAAATCCGAAGAGATAGAAAATATGCAATCCAAGCCAGGAACGCATTCGCCACTGGAGTTCACATGTCCGAGAACATCGTAGGGAAAACCTTACACCATACAGAAAGTAAAATCCGGTACTATCACTACCACAACACCATCCAAGTCCTAGAGGAGCCCTGTCGAGTATTCCTCCCACCTTCGGCAAAGAAAAAGATCACGGTCAATGACAAACTCCCATACGTATACGACGACAATATGAAGAAACTCGTCAACACTATCAAGCAATTTGAGCGTGAAACCCTTGGAACTTACTTACAGCTTCCCTCATAA